The genomic window GGCAATGCCCGGCGTATCGACGCTGCCGGTGATAAGAGGCGTAGCAGGGTCGGAGACATCAACGATCTGCAGGCCGGAGAAGTAATCAGCGACATAGGCGTAGTTGCCTGCGAGGGCAACGCCAAAGGCATAGCTCGGCGTATCGACGCTGCCTTCAATTTGCGCAAACTCGCTGTAATCCAGGCAGTCCTGCGCGTTTGAGTAACTTACCGCCAGAAATAGCAGGGAGATGATCACGAACCCGACATTACGCATGACTTGCTCCTTTGGAGAAGAGTAGCAATGCCTATTATAAAACGATGCAGACGGATGCTATCCGATAAGACCACAGAAATCAAGCTTATTGTAGAAACTCAGCTTCAACCGGGATTCTTCTTATGAAATCAAGCTTCCCTCTGTCCCAACTGGCTGGCCAGCATTCCCGTCATCATCAGGGCAGAACCGAGGATCGCGCGAGCATCCAGAGTTTCTCCGAGAAGCCAGATCCCCCCGATCACTGCGAAGACCGCCTCCAGACTGAGGAGAACCGCCGCATGGGCCGGAGGAGCCTTGCGTTGCGCCAGCAACTGAAGGGTGTAGGCCAGGGCGGTCGAAAGAAGCCCCGCATAGAGAAGGGGACCAAGAGCCGCGAGAATCGAAGCAACTTGCAGGGATTCACGAGTCACTGCCACGCCGAAACTCAGAACGGAGACGCTTGCATACTGCACAATGGCCAGACCGAGAACCGAGGAAGCCGAGGACCACTTTCCAATCAGAAGGACATGAAGCGCCCAGAACCAGGCTCCGAAAAAGATCAGTGCGTCGCCGGAGGCAAGGTTCAGGGAACCGCGAACGCTGAGCAGATAAAGTCCGGGCAGGGCCAGAACTACCCCGAGCCAGGTGGAGCGAGCGGTCTTTCGCCCGAAGAATCGACCGAGCAGGGCTACGATCACGACATAGAGCCCCGTGATGAAGCCGGCCTTGCCCGCCGTGCTCGTCACGATTCCCACCTGCTGAAGAGAGGCTCCCGCAAAAAGAACAAGACCCAGAATCAGTCCGCGAGCCGGAAAGGCCGGCAGGGTGGCCGCCGGACTCTTTCTTCGCAGAAGCAAGTGAAAGGGAAGAAGGGCCAGAGCTCCGATCGCAAAGCGGATTCCGTTGAAGGTAAAGGGACCCAGATGCTCCATGCCCAGTCGCTGGGCGACGAAGGCAAAGCCCCAAACCGCAGCGGCGAGCAGAAGAAGAAGGTCGTTATACAGGGTCGAGCGCATGCGCCATTATGGATCGAGCTGAAAAAAAGCGCCACCGGCAAGAGGGATTCCTTCTGGATTTCTGAAGCTTCTGTGGCTACCCTGCTGTGATCAAGGAGTGATGAATGCACAAATATCCCAAGGAAGCCCTCTGGCTCCGTTCCCTGCTCTGGGTTCTGGCCGTCGTTCTCATGCTGGCCTCGGTGGTTTACCAGAAGAGCACGGGACCGACCTATCCCCGACAGGGAAGTTTTGAGCTGGATGGCAAGGTTCACGAGTACCGACTGATTCGCAGCGACTGGTCTATCCTCACAAACGGGGCGGCCAAGGTTGTCCTGCCCGACCCCGGAACCGATGTCGGGGGAAGCCTCTACTGGAAGCGCTTTCGAACCAGGGACGCGTTCATCGAAGTCCCTCTTTCTCACGAGATGGCAAAGCATCGCCGAAACCTCCTTGAGTTCCTGATCGACCTCTTTCGCGGGCAGGCTTCAAAGCCGGAAGAGCCGTCTCTTGTGGGGCTTCTTCCCGCACAGCCTGCGGCCGGGAAACTGGAGTACCGCATCGAGCTTTACGGCTCGTCGAATGAAAGCGTCGAAATCCCGGGCCTGGGCGAAGACAATGTCGTGATCCGTTTCAAGGATCATGTGCCCACCAGTATTCTCCTGCCCCACATCCTGATGATGTTCTTTGCCGTGCTGATCGGCATGCGCGCAGCCCTGGCCGCCATGTTTGCGCCCAGCGGCATGCGAATCTGGAGCTGGACGGCCCTGATCGGCATGACCGCAGGCGGCATGGTACTCGGTCCCATCGTCCAAAAATACGCTTTCGGGGATTACTGGACCGGCTGGCCTTTTGGCGGGGACTGGACAGACAACAAGATGCTCATCATGTGGCTGAGTTGGGTCGTGGCCGCCGCCTTCATCGGCACAAAGCCCCGGGCGAAAGATCTCTTCAATCGCATCATCGTGATCGTAGCCACGCTGGTGATGATGAGCGTCTATCTCATCCCCCACAGCATGGGGGGAAGCGAACTGGACTATGAACAGGTGGACCAGGGCATCGACCCCTCGGATGCCATCCAGACGGGAAAGAAATGAACGCCGCCCAGCTTCATCTGATGCTCGCTCATCTACCCCTGTCGGCGGCGCTCTTTGCCACCGTGCTGTTTCTGGTTTCGATGATCCGTCGCTCGGACACGCACTTTCGTACGGCCGCCTGGACTCTCCTTGTCGGCTGCCTTCTCGGAGTACTCGTCTTTGCTTCCGGCCCGCGGGCCCTTGAACTGCTCAAGACCTTCATGGAACCGAGCCGGGAGATTGCCGACGAACACGCCCTGCTGGGGCAGTTGGCCTTTGCCAGCATGGTACTCACGGGACTTCTGAGCACGGTTGCCCTGCGGCAATTCTCCGGGGATGCGGGGCCCTCGAAACTCCTTCGCCGGGCTCTGCTCTTTCTCTCTCTTGCCCTGGCATTGCTTCTTTCCATCACCGCGCATGAGGGTGGGGAAATCCGTCACGATGAAATCCGCTCGAGCATCGAGGGAAGGGATGTGTCGAATGTGTGAAGAGAAGGAAATCCGCGGGAACTTCATCACGGACATCATCGACGAACACAATCGCAGCGGCCGATATGATGCCAGGGTTCACACCCGTTTTCCCCCGGAGCCGAACGGCTGCCTGCACATTGGTCACGCCAAGAGCATCCTTCTGAACTACGGTCTGGCCCAGCGCTACGACGGCCTCTTCAATTTGCGCTTCGACGACACGAACCCGGAAATGGAAGAGCAGGTCTTCGTTGATTCCGTCATCGAGGATGTAAAATGGCTGGGCGCCGACTTCGGCGAGCGTCTGTATTTTGCTTCCGACTATTTCAACCAGATGTACGACTATGCGCTTCAACTGATAGAAGCGGGCAAGGCCTATGTAGACGACCAGAACGGCGAAGAGATCCGCAAAACCCGCGGCACAGTGACCAGCCCCGGCGCGAACAGCCCCTGGCGTGAGCGAAGTGTGGAGGAAAACCGGGATCTCTTTACCCGGATGCGTGCAGGCGAGTTTGCCGACGGCGAGAAGGTGCTGCGCGCGAAAATCGACATGGCGCACCCGAACATGCTCATGCGCGATCCCCTGATCTACCGCATTCGTCATGCCGAACATCATCGAACAGGCAAGGACTGGTGCATTTATCCCATGTACGACTGGGCGCACGGCCTGGAGGATTCCATTGAAGGAATCACGCAGTCGGTCTGCACTCTGGAGTTTGAAACCCACCGGCCGCTCTATGACTGGTATCTCGACTCCCTCGATGTCTTTCATCCCCAGCAGATCGAGTTTGCAAGACTGAACCTGGCCTACACGATGATGAGCAAGCGAAAGCTGCGTCAAATCGTGGAAGAGGGAATTGTGGAGTCCTGGGACGATCCCCGCATGCCGACAATCAGCGGCATGCGTCGCCGCGGCTACACGCCGGAGGCCATCGCAGAGTTTTGCGAACGCATCGGCGTGGCCAAGTCCGACAGTCTCGTAGACATGGCCCTGCTCGAGTTCTGCGTGCGGGAGGATCTCAACCGCAAGGCTCCGCGCCGCATGGCGGTGTTGAACCCCCTGAAACTCACGATCACGAACTACCCCGAAGACAAGGTTGAGATGCTTCCCGTGGAGAACAACCCGGGGGATCCCGAAGCCGGAAGCCGGGAAGTCCCTTTCCGCCGGGAGCTCTTTGTGGAAAGAGAGGATTTCCGGGAGGAGGCACCGAAGAAGTGGTTCCGCCTGGCCCCGGGAAAGGAAGTTCGCCTGAAGGGTGCCTACTTCGTCACCTGCGAAGAAGTGCTGCGCGACGAATCCGGGGAGATCGTGGAGCTGCTCTGCCGCTATGACCCCGAGAGTCGCGGCGGAGAGTCTCCCGATGGGCGAAAGGTGCGGGGAACCCTGCATTGGGTGAGCATTGAGGACTCCCTGAAAGCAGAAGTACGGCTCTACGACCATCTTTTTTCTGCTATCGAGCCGGGCTCCGGGGGGGACTTCCACGAGGACCTCAACCCGGAATCCCTGAAACTGCTTCGGGACTGTCGCCTCGAACCCTCCCTGGGGGATGCGGAACCCGGAGAAGCTGTCCAGTTCATGAGGCAGGGCTATTTCGTTGTTGATTCAATAGATAGCAGCAGTGATCAAATGGTGTTCAACCGGACCGTGGGACTCCGTGACTCCTGGGCCAAGATCGAGAAAAAGGCAAATAGCCCTAAATAGCACCAAGACAAGTATTTAGGTTCCTTTTGTCCGGTTTTGTAGGACATTGTGGGCAATCTTCGGGATGTCTTGAGTTCCCCCTTGCTTTCTGATAATATCCACGGATCTTCAGAACGGTGTCGGGGTGCCCAGATCTTACTGGAAGGTAGGCATTTCTGTTGCGAACAAACATCTACAGGAGAAGATCTGACATGAGACTTAAGCGACGCATCTTTGCTCCCCTGGCCTTGGCCGCCCTGCTTCTGGGCTTCCTGGGCTGTAGCCAGACGAGTGTTGAGCCCGAGGCAGTTTCCTATGTGCCGATGGGCCTTCCCCTGGGCGACATGACTTCCACGATCAGCGCCAGCGCGGGTGCCCCCCTGGTGGAACTGAACCGGGAACCCTACTGGATGAACTTCTCCCCGGTGGCTCTTCAGTTTGGAGACCAGTCCATTCAGCCGAAGACCATCCTGACGAATGAAGAAGAGACCGAATTCCACAACCTCTTCGGTGTGGGAACTCACCTGAACTTCCGTAGCGAGCCGGGAATGCTGCAGCACAATCTGCTCATCGACCAGCCCATGGATCTCGGAGGAGCAAGCCATCTTGAGGTCGTGGAGGTCCTGAACTTTGAGCCCGGTCTCCAGATCTGGACTCAGGACGGCGAAGTCGAAATCGGCAAGCACACCAACACCCCTGCATGGATCAGCCTCCGGGATGCCGCCGGCCGCGAGATCTTCCACATTCCCGCCTCCGCGGCCTGGGATGTAAACCGGGAGGATTACGCCTGGTCCGAGTACCACATTGAATTCCTTGCCGCCGGACAGCTTCTCCTGAGCACCCGCATCCCCGCGGAGTGGATGAACGATCCCGCCCGCGTCTACCCGGTCACCATTGACCCGACGGTTCGCGACGAGGCCCCTGCGCCCATCATCGCCAGCCTTCAGGTAGAAACCACGGTTCCCGGCGGATGCACGGGACTGGTGTCAGCAACCTATTACAACTATGTCAATGATGTCCTGCGCGTCCGCATCAACTGGGGCGACGGAGAACACAGCATTTTCAATTCCAACCAGCCCATCTACGAGCTTCATGAGTACGCCGAGCCCGGTGTCTACGAAGTGAAATTCAAGGTTCGCGACTTCAACGACCCGCCTCAGGTGACCGTGGAATACCGTGACCTCGTGGTCTGTGGCTATGAAGATGTGGGAAGCGACTGCGGCTTTGTGGAACTGGATGTCTGGATGGACCTCGACTGGGCCGAGGACTGTGACGACTGCGAAAGTGGCGAGGCTAACAATGACACGGGCGAAGCCCTGGGCTTCACCTTTGAGATTGACGGGCAGAGCTTCACTCACTTCAGCGTCGGCTCCAATGGCTACATCCAGTTGATGAATGAAGGGGAAGAGATTCTGGCCTACGGCGACTATGATTCGGTCGGGGGTTTTCTCGAAGGATACGGCTCAGGCAGCTTCGTCTTTGCCCTTCTGGATGACCTGGACCCCAGTGAAGGCACTGGCTTCGGCTACCTTCTCGAGGAAGGCAAGGCCACCTTCTACTGGGATTGCCCGACCTACGATGACGAAGATTATGAATACAGCAACCAGTTCTCCGTGGTTCTTGAGGAAAGTGGTCTCATCCACTTCAACTTCGGGGAATCCGGCTGGGACGGTGGACATGACTACGATCTCTTCACCGGCCTCTGGCTTGCCGATACAGGAGCCCTGGTGGAAATCCAGAGCGGGAACGTTCCGGAAAATGAATGCTGGATCTACCCGGACTTTGGCATTATCAGTCACCCGACGATTGCCCGTAAGGATGTACCCTTGCTGAGAAACAAGGATCTGAAGTAGTTTCCGGAGTTTTCTCTCCTGGCCCGCCCCCCTCGGGGGCGGGTTTTTTTGTCCCAGACCAGGAATTGTAAAGCTATTCCCGAGTTCGGGTTCCCGGGCCCCAAAGAATTCCGCTCCCGCTACTAGTCGAAGAAGCGCCGTGCATGAAAAAGGCGGCCCCGAAATGGGCCGCCTTTTCTATAAACCCTGAATCAGGCCTTGCTTGCGGCTTTCGCCATCTGACCCTCCACCCACTCGGTGGAAACCGACTTGGGACGCGTGATCGGCGTACCCAGGGCACGGTTGAGAATCAGCTGGCTGAGCATCCCCATTACCCGCGAGACCGAGAAGAGAACCGTGTAGTACTCAAACTCGTGAATCCCGTAATGGTACATGAGAGCACCGGAAACTGCGTCCACATTGGGCCAGCAGTTCGCAATCGGGTTCTTGCCCGCGGCCACCCTTTCCTCGGAATACTCACCGAGAACCTTCGGCACCACATTGAAGACACGATCCACCGTCTGGAAGACCGGATCTTCTGGCATGTACTGCATGCCGAACTCGTGGAAACCGGTGAAGCGGGGATCGGTAACCCTCAGGACTGCATGCCCATAGCCGGGAACCACCCTTCCGCTACGAAGGGTTTCCAGGGTAAACTCACGCAGTCCCTCTTCGCTGGGAACACCACCGAAACGATCCATGATCTGGAGAGTCCAGGCGATGCATCCCTGGTTCGCCAACCCGTGCAGGGGTCCAGCCAGTCCGTTCAAGCCTGCAGACACCGCATAATAGGCATCCGACAAGGCGGAACCCACAGTATGGCAGGTGTTTGCGGAAACATTCCCGCCCTCGTGGTCGGCATGGAAGTTCAGGTAGAGACGCATGAGCTTCGCGAAGTTCCCGGCCGGGTCGGCAACCCCCAGCATGTTCGAGAAGTTCGCAGCATAGTCCAGCCCGTGAGTCCAGTGCATCACGCTACCGTGGTTGTAACGAATCCGATAGATCCCCGCAGCAATGACCGGCAGTTTGGCCAGAATGTTCAGGGCATCCCCGAGCATGGCCAGCCAGTAGTCCTCACGCTTCATGCCTTTCTCGTACCAATTCCGGAAAACACTCTCGCGATCCATGATCAGAATGCCGGTCGCGAGCATACACATGGGACTGGTGTCCTTGGGCATGGCGCGAAGTGTGTTCCAGACATACTCGGGAACCTGGCTTCGGCGGTCGAACTCCCGCTGCAGGGCCGCCTTTGCCTCTATGTCCGGTTTTTCTCCGGTGAGAAGGAGGAAGAAGATTTCTTCGGGCCAAAGGTCCTTGATCTCGAGCAGGGGAAAGCCGCGGACGATCAGCCCCGTGTCTGCATTGACCACGGAGGTGTCGCAGATCATGCCCTTGACCCCTCGCATGCCGCCGTAGGCCTGCTTGACGGTCACTTCGGAAATGACGCTGTCGCCATGCTCCCGAATCAGTTGCCGAGTGCGATCCCGGTAGGGGGGGATCTTTTCCATCAGGATTTCCTGAAGAGTCGCCATAAGGAGCCTCCCTGCTGGGTGAGAGGAAAGGACTCACCGTAAAAGTGAGAATATACTGAAAGCCTAGCGATTAAAGACTAAAAGATCAAGTATGAATGCGTTCACTGGCGGGTCGGCACAGAGAGGCCGCCACAGATCTTGAGAAAATCCTTCGATCCAGGTCCGGTCTCTTCTGTCAGTAGCTTTGGGAGAAGGCAGGTACATTCTCAGAAGCACTACCAACTTGTTCCGGGGATCTCCCTGTGCTATCTTTAATAACCATCCTGCAAGAATTCCAAAGAGGATCATGAATCTCTCGAAGCGAAAGACCCTGGCCCTGTTCCTTCCGGCAGCCCTCGTACTGGCGCTGGCCTCCCTGCCCGTGGATGCTGTCAGCGGTCTGCTTGCAGGTCCCGAGGAAAGTCACTGTTGTGACCACGGGCTTGGCAGCGTTGCGCTTCCAGAAGAGCGGGCTCCCGATCTCCCGACCCATGATGACTGTCCGGATGGCTGTTTGAGCTGTTTCCTGCCCTGTTGCGCGGGGTCTGTTTTCCTGCGTAGCACTTCCCTGCTTCCAGATTTACCTCTGGATTCCGCCGGTTCCGCAGCCCCGCAGGACAACGAAATCAACCGGTCTTCCCGCCCTGGAGACATTTTCCACCCTCCCCGCGCCTAAACCCGAATTCAGTCCCGAATCCAATTCTCAGCAGGGTGCTTCTGCTGGAACCCTGGCTTATGGAGGAATTTGCATGGCGCGGATTCTCATTTTGACTATTCTCCTTTTTCCCCTGCTCTCTGCAGCATTGGCAGAGCCATCACCGGAACAAGAGGAGAGGGAAATACAATCGATTCTCGGGAAGGAGCAGATCCTGCTCGAAGATCTGTTTCGACTCGCGGACCTGTCCAACCCGACACTTGCTGCGGCAAAATGTGAGGTTCGGCGCCGAAGTGCCCATGTCGGCCAAGCCGGGCTCTTTCCCAATCCCGGTTTGGGCTATGAGCTGGGAGAGCTTTCGGAAAGCGATCCGGAGAGTCGAAAGGAAAAGTTGTCGCTCTCGCTGCCACTGATCCTCGGCGCTCGTCGAAAAGCGGCGCTGGAGTCCGCTCGCGCTTCCCGGGATGCCGCCTCTTACACCTACGACAGCACACGAAGAGAGATCCTGCGAGATATCCACGATCTCTGGGCGGAGCAACTCTATTTTCGGGAAACCGGCCAGCTCTTTGAGGATCTCCTTCTGATCGCAAACAGCACCCTCAAAATCGCCAGAACCCGCTTCGAGTCCCGGGCGGCCCCGGAGTCTCAGGTGACCCGCGCTCTTCTGGAGGTCTATGAACTGGAAGTGGCGCAACAGCAGATGCAGGAGGATGCCTTGCGATCCTCGGCAGAACTGGGCGCTCTTCTCGGCGGAATCCGCATCCCGCTCGACCGCCTGTCGGGTGACTTCGCTTCCGACACGAGGTTCGGTCAGGAAACCGCAACGGGCGAGTTCCCGAAGCAGCATCCCGGCTTTCGCTCTGCACAAAGAGATGTCGATGCGGCAGAAGCTTCTCTCCGGCAAGCCAGAGCCGCTCGCATTCCAGATCTTGAGCTTTCTGCGGCACTGGAGAGAAACCACGCATCGGAGGAGAACTTTCTGGAATTCGGGATATCCTTGCCTCTGCCTCTCTTCAACCGTAACCAGTGGAAGATTGCCGAAGCGGCCGCCTTGCTGGAGCAAACCCGCAATCGTGCTCTCATCCTTCGGAACGAACTTCTGGCCTCTCTTGAAGTTGCCCGCAAGCGACAGAAAAATCTGCAAGCTCAGTTGCATGCAATCGAAGACCGAATCCTCCCCGCTGCAGAGCGTGGCTTGGTCCAGGCGCAGGAAGGCTACCGGATCGGCCACCTTCCTTTTCTGGAACTCATTGACGCCCAGAACACTCTCGCAAGCACCCGACTGAAAACTCTCGAACTCCGAAAGGACCTCCTCCTTGCCGGGGCAGAATTACAAAGCCTCCTTCCCTCAGGTCCTTCCAATGAAAGTGGGTTTCTCCATGAATAGGACACTCGCCACCTTTGCCCTTCTCTTGCCCCTGCTTCTCTTTGGCTCACTGTCTTGCGGATCCAGTCACACGAAAGAAGGGGACTCTGACCGAAGAGCCGGAGTCGCATTTTGCGAGGAACACCAGATTGCAGAAGCCCAGTGTCCCTATTGTGACCCGAGCCTTGTCCAGATTCTGGGTTTCTGTAAGGAACACGATGTTCCGGAGGCATTCTGTCATCTCTGTAACCCCGCCATGATCCCGGCCTTCAAGTCCGTGGGTGACTGGTGCGAGGAGCACAATCGCCCGGAAAGCCAGTGCGACCTCTGTGGCCTCTCGAGCGACGGAGATCTGCCCGGGCCCACCGACACGGGCAGTACTTCCGAATGGGAACCCGCCTCCCGAAGCCAGCAGCCGCCTACGGTGTACTGCAGGACGCAGGACAAGCTCATTCGGTTTGACAATGCAGAGATCGCCAAACAGGCCGGCCTCGAGTTCAGCAGCGTTGAGTCGCAGAGTATCAGCAAGACCCTGCACTGCAACGCGGAAGTCGCCTACAACGAAAACCGCTATGCACAGATTTCAGCACAGGTGCCCGGCATCGTCAGTGAAGTCCACAGAAATCCGGGGGACACCGTGAAAGAGGGAGACGCGCTTCTCAGCATCACGTCTACGCACCTTGGAGCCGCCAAGGCCGCATACCTTCAAGCTCTGGCCTCTGTCGCACTCTGGCAACGGAACTACTCACAGGTGAAAAAACTTCTCGAGCGCGGGGTCTCCACGGCAAAGGAACTGCTGGAGGCGGAAACTCGCCTTGCGGAGAGTCGAATCGAGCAATCGCAGGCGGAGCAAACCCTGCTGAGCTACGGTCTTTCTTCGGAAGCGGTCGAAACACTTCCAGAGAACAGTGATACAAGCGCACGCTACACGGTCACGGCTCCCTTTGCCGGAGTTGTCGTAAACCGGGATGCAACGATCGGGGAGCTTGTGGATCCCGCAAGGTCACTCTTTGCAATCGCCGACCTGTCCCGCATGTGGGCCTTTATCGACATCCATGAATCGGACCTGCGTGAAATCAGAGAGGGACAGCCCGTTCTGCTTCAGGTGGAGGGGCTTCCCGGAGAAGCCTTTGCCGGAAACATCCAATGGGTAAGCTCTCAAGTCAATCCCGGGACGAGGACACTTCTCGCTCGTGCCGAATTCGACAACAGCCGGAGGCTGCTCCGCGCAAACATGTTTGCCCGGGCGAGGATCACACTTCGCCACCGG from Candidatus Krumholzibacteriia bacterium includes these protein-coding regions:
- a CDS encoding TolC family protein; amino-acid sequence: MARILILTILLFPLLSAALAEPSPEQEEREIQSILGKEQILLEDLFRLADLSNPTLAAAKCEVRRRSAHVGQAGLFPNPGLGYELGELSESDPESRKEKLSLSLPLILGARRKAALESARASRDAASYTYDSTRREILRDIHDLWAEQLYFRETGQLFEDLLLIANSTLKIARTRFESRAAPESQVTRALLEVYELEVAQQQMQEDALRSSAELGALLGGIRIPLDRLSGDFASDTRFGQETATGEFPKQHPGFRSAQRDVDAAEASLRQARAARIPDLELSAALERNHASEENFLEFGISLPLPLFNRNQWKIAEAAALLEQTRNRALILRNELLASLEVARKRQKNLQAQLHAIEDRILPAAERGLVQAQEGYRIGHLPFLELIDAQNTLASTRLKTLELRKDLLLAGAELQSLLPSGPSNESGFLHE
- a CDS encoding citrate (Si)-synthase, which translates into the protein MATLQEILMEKIPPYRDRTRQLIREHGDSVISEVTVKQAYGGMRGVKGMICDTSVVNADTGLIVRGFPLLEIKDLWPEEIFFLLLTGEKPDIEAKAALQREFDRRSQVPEYVWNTLRAMPKDTSPMCMLATGILIMDRESVFRNWYEKGMKREDYWLAMLGDALNILAKLPVIAAGIYRIRYNHGSVMHWTHGLDYAANFSNMLGVADPAGNFAKLMRLYLNFHADHEGGNVSANTCHTVGSALSDAYYAVSAGLNGLAGPLHGLANQGCIAWTLQIMDRFGGVPSEEGLREFTLETLRSGRVVPGYGHAVLRVTDPRFTGFHEFGMQYMPEDPVFQTVDRVFNVVPKVLGEYSEERVAAGKNPIANCWPNVDAVSGALMYHYGIHEFEYYTVLFSVSRVMGMLSQLILNRALGTPITRPKSVSTEWVEGQMAKAASKA
- a CDS encoding DMT family transporter, whose product is MRSTLYNDLLLLLAAAVWGFAFVAQRLGMEHLGPFTFNGIRFAIGALALLPFHLLLRRKSPAATLPAFPARGLILGLVLFAGASLQQVGIVTSTAGKAGFITGLYVVIVALLGRFFGRKTARSTWLGVVLALPGLYLLSVRGSLNLASGDALIFFGAWFWALHVLLIGKWSSASSVLGLAIVQYASVSVLSFGVAVTRESLQVASILAALGPLLYAGLLSTALAYTLQLLAQRKAPPAHAAVLLSLEAVFAVIGGIWLLGETLDARAILGSALMMTGMLASQLGQREA
- a CDS encoding efflux RND transporter periplasmic adaptor subunit; this encodes MNRTLATFALLLPLLLFGSLSCGSSHTKEGDSDRRAGVAFCEEHQIAEAQCPYCDPSLVQILGFCKEHDVPEAFCHLCNPAMIPAFKSVGDWCEEHNRPESQCDLCGLSSDGDLPGPTDTGSTSEWEPASRSQQPPTVYCRTQDKLIRFDNAEIAKQAGLEFSSVESQSISKTLHCNAEVAYNENRYAQISAQVPGIVSEVHRNPGDTVKEGDALLSITSTHLGAAKAAYLQALASVALWQRNYSQVKKLLERGVSTAKELLEAETRLAESRIEQSQAEQTLLSYGLSSEAVETLPENSDTSARYTVTAPFAGVVVNRDATIGELVDPARSLFAIADLSRMWAFIDIHESDLREIREGQPVLLQVEGLPGEAFAGNIQWVSSQVNPGTRTLLARAEFDNSRRLLRANMFARARITLRHRESALLVPEDSVQWEGCCNIVFVRNSDTEFEPRKVHLGVATGNVYEVLSGVKEGEDVVTQGSFLLKTEILKGNIGAGCCEIDPGS
- a CDS encoding glutamine--tRNA ligase/YqeY domain fusion protein is translated as MCEEKEIRGNFITDIIDEHNRSGRYDARVHTRFPPEPNGCLHIGHAKSILLNYGLAQRYDGLFNLRFDDTNPEMEEQVFVDSVIEDVKWLGADFGERLYFASDYFNQMYDYALQLIEAGKAYVDDQNGEEIRKTRGTVTSPGANSPWRERSVEENRDLFTRMRAGEFADGEKVLRAKIDMAHPNMLMRDPLIYRIRHAEHHRTGKDWCIYPMYDWAHGLEDSIEGITQSVCTLEFETHRPLYDWYLDSLDVFHPQQIEFARLNLAYTMMSKRKLRQIVEEGIVESWDDPRMPTISGMRRRGYTPEAIAEFCERIGVAKSDSLVDMALLEFCVREDLNRKAPRRMAVLNPLKLTITNYPEDKVEMLPVENNPGDPEAGSREVPFRRELFVEREDFREEAPKKWFRLAPGKEVRLKGAYFVTCEEVLRDESGEIVELLCRYDPESRGGESPDGRKVRGTLHWVSIEDSLKAEVRLYDHLFSAIEPGSGGDFHEDLNPESLKLLRDCRLEPSLGDAEPGEAVQFMRQGYFVVDSIDSSSDQMVFNRTVGLRDSWAKIEKKANSPK